One genomic window of Pseudomonas chlororaphis subsp. piscium includes the following:
- a CDS encoding sarcosine oxidase subunit delta, producing the protein MLHIFCPHCGELRSEEEFHSSGQAHIPRPLDPNNCTDEEWGNYMFFRDNPRGLHHELWIHAAGCRQYFNATRDTLTYEILETYKIGTKPQFTDKTDSPKAATQALGEKV; encoded by the coding sequence ATGTTGCACATCTTCTGTCCTCACTGCGGCGAACTGCGCTCCGAAGAGGAATTCCATTCGTCCGGCCAGGCGCATATCCCGCGTCCGCTGGATCCGAACAACTGCACCGACGAGGAGTGGGGCAACTACATGTTCTTCCGCGACAACCCTCGCGGTCTGCACCACGAGCTGTGGATCCACGCCGCCGGTTGCCGTCAGTACTTCAACGCCACCCGCGACACCCTGACCTACGAGATTCTCGAAACCTACAAGATCGGTACCAAGCCGCAATTCACCGACAAGACCGATAGCCCGAAAGCGGCCACGCAGGCTCTGGGAGAGAAGGTATGA